The Mercurialis annua linkage group LG7, ddMerAnnu1.2, whole genome shotgun sequence genome includes the window aaatcAACTTCACGTAAATTTAGGCATAACTCACGTAAATTATGACATATCTCATGTAAACTAgggtatttttttatgtaaattttattattttctatttagttACCCGAAGTCTAAAATTTTACTATTCTAcgattttactttttaataattgttaaaATGAGTTTATTTTGTGATACTCATGCTAATTTTCATGATTTATTCGAGATTCTAAgttttttttgtgaaaaatcAATTTCACGTAAATTTAGGCATAATTCGTGTAAACTGGGACATATTTCACGTAAATTATGGCACTTTTCccgtaaattttaaaatttctattttgtTACCAAGGGTATAAgatgttattttttaatgtttttatttttaaaaaattgttaaaatgattTACTTTGTAATATTCTCActatttttcatgttttattttgaGAGTGTGACTTGTTTTTCATCTAAACTTTCCATAAATTTAGGTATAATTCATGTAAATTTAGGCATAATTCACGTAAATTAGGGCACTTTTCatgtaaaatttacaattttctaTTTAGCAACCCAGAGTATAAGATGTTATTATTCAATGTTTTCCCTtcttaaaaatcattaaaattagtttattttgtaatatttccgctatttttcatgttttatttgaGAGTGTGGGTTGTTTCTCAGTGGAAAATCAATTTCACGTAAAATTAGGCATAATTCACGTAAATTTAGGCATAGTTCACGTAAATTTAGGCATAATTCACGTAAATTTAGGCACAATTCATGTAAAATAGGGCACTTTCacgtatattttaaaaaaaaatatttggttatCCGGAGTATAAGATGTTATTGTTAAATGCTTTTACTTTATAATAATCCATAAAATgagtttattttgtaatatttttgccattttttatgttttatttgagagCATGAATTGTCAACTTCACGTAAATATAGGCACAATTCACGTAAATTTATGCATAATTTACGTAAATTAGGGAACTTTCCACGTAAGTTTTAAAatttcctatttagttatccggAGGGTAAGATGTTATTATTCaatgtttttactttttaaaaaatcgttaaaatgaatttcttttgtaatatTCACGCTGGTTCTAGTGTTTTGCTCGAGATTCTGAATTTTATTTCTTGAAAAATTTACCTCACGTAAATTTAAGTATAATTCACGTAAATTAGGACATATTTCACGTAAATTAgggcacttttcacgcaaatttttaaatttcctatttagttatctGGAGTTTAAGATGTTATTATTTAATGCTTTagctttttaaaaattgtcaaaatgagTTTATTTAGTAATATTCTCGCTATTTCTCGTGTTTTATTTGAGAGTGAGttgttttttaatgaaaaatcaacTTCACGTAAATTTAAGCATAATTCACGCAAATTAGGAcacttttcacgtaaattttaaaatttctatattGTCATCCGGAATATAAGATGTTATTAttcaatgtttttaatttttaaaaatcgttaaaatgagtttattttgtaatattcccgctatttttcatgttttatttgaGAGTGAGTTACTTTTAAGTGAAAAATCAACTTCACGTAAATTATGGCACATTTCACGTCAATTGGATCGAGCACATTTCACGTAAAATTGAGCAACTTCACGTAAATTGGGACACATCTAACATAAACTGGGACACATTTCATGTAAATTGAGGCATATTTCaagtaaatttgaattttttttctaatttgttaCCCAAAgttgtaaattttattaatgaatGTTTAAACACACAAAAAATCATAAGAAAGAGCTAATTTTGTAATATTCCAGCAGTTTTTCACGATCTGATTGAAATATGAAAAACGCATTAAAGATGCTTTTTTCATATAGCATTGGGTTCTTTCTGATTTTTTGCTCATAAATCAACGGTATGTAAATTGGGGcacatttcacttaaattggGGCACATTTCACGTAAATTGTGGCGTATTTCacgtaaatttgaatttttttcaaatttgtttcgtaaaattgtaaattttattaatgaatGCTTAAACTCTATAAACATTATTAAAAAGAGCTAATTTTGTAATATTCCCGCAATTTTTCACGATTTGATTGACATATAAAAAAACACATTAAAGATGCTTTTTCATATAGCATTGGGTTTTTTGCGAATTTTTGCTCATAAATCAACTCTACGGAAATTATGGCATAGTTCACGTAAATTGGAGCACATTCACGTAAATTGGGGTACATTtcacataaatttaaatttttcctaATTGGTTACGCAAAGTTTTAAATTTCACTTTAACTCCATAAAAATCATTAGAAATAgctaattttgtaatatttccGCAATTTTTCACGATCGGATTGAATTATGAAAACCGCATTAAGATACATTTCACGTAAACTGAGGGACATTTCACGTAATTTGGGCACATTTCACGTAAATTGAGGCACATTTcgcataaattttaatttgtccTAATTtttacccaaaaaaaaaattttactTATCGATGTTAAAACTCTATCAAAACCGTTACAATAACCtattttcacaatttttttaaatttttgacggATGGTTCTCACACTACGGAAAACGTATTAACGGTCTTTTTTTTACAAATCATTAGGTTCCTTGTGTTTGTTTGCTCAAAAATTAACTTAGCGGAAATCGGGGCACATTTCGCGTAAATTAAGGCACATTTCACGTAAATTGAGGCACGTTTCGCGTAAATTTGAAATTGTCTTAATTtttacccaaaataaaaaaaatgcttatCGATGCTAAAACTCTACCAAAACCGTTATAATATGCtagtttcacaatttttttttaaattctaaacGGACGGTTTTCACACTacgaaaaatatatttatggtaTTTGTTACAAATTATTAGGttccttgtattttttttgctCAAAAATCAACTTCGCGGAAATTGGGGCACATTTCGCATAAATTTAGGCATATTTCGCGTAAATTGAGGCACATTTCGCGTAAATTGAGgcacatttataattttttacccaaaataaaaaaaatgcttatTGTTGCTAAAACTCTACCAAAACCGTTATAATAAGCTAGTTTCACAATTTTCCTTAAATTTTGGACGGACAGTTTTCACGTTACGAAAAACATATTAACGATATTTTTTACAAATCATTAGGTTCCTTGTGTTTTTTGCTCAAAAATCAACTTCGCGTAATTTTGGGCACATTTCGCGTAAATTTTAAGTTGTCCTAATTtttacccaaaataaaaaaaatgcttatCGATGCTAAAACTCTACCAAAACCGTTATAATAAGCtagtttcataatttttcttaaattttggaCGGACAtttttcaaattacaaaaaacgtattaatgatattttttacaAATCAATAGGTTCCTTGTGTTTTTTgcttaaaaatcaattttgcgGAAATTTGGGCACATTTCATTCACGTAAATTGAGGCACATTTCGCATAACTTTTAAATTGTCCTAAtttttacctaaaataaaaaaaatcttaatgatGTTAAAACTCTACCAAAACCGTTACAATAACCTAGTTACacaatttttctaaaaatttcgACGGGCGGTTCTCGCATTACGAAAAACGTATTAacggtattttttaaaatgcattAGGTTCATTGTGTTTTTTCGCTTAAAAATCAACTTCGCAAAAATTTGGGCACATTTCACGTAAATTGAGGCACATTTCGCGtaaattaaaccacatttcgcgtaaattttaaattgtccAATTCTTTTACCAACTTTCTATAAAAATTGAGTGactaaaatagataattatcctattttaaCTTATTCTACAGGTCAACAAGTTAActctttaaacaaaataaaaaataacaatattacaTCGCATATTTATATTGGTTAGAAAAACAAAGTAAGTTACTTTGTTTTAAAACAAAGTAACTGTAGCCAAACCctactcaaaataaataatcttatatactaaaataaatattatggtAGGATATTACTAATTACTAATTCTAATTAATCTTATATGTATGTtaagtaatttaaaaatcatcttAAAAGAATTGGGTTGGATTTAAAACCAACGGTTACCGCTCCAACAAATATTGAACCGGTTTGGAATCGGTTATAAAACCCTCTTGTTTGGGATCAATTTTTTCTGGTCTTAAGTTTGATTAATTCCATATCGATTTTGACTAGAACGGTTTCAGTTTGATTTAGTATGAGGCCATTGAGACCTCTATCCTAGTAATTAGAATCAGACAAGACCAGTCGGTTGAACTGGAGATTGGCCAAATCGGAGACCAACCATCTATCCAGTTCAATTAATCCTAAAAATAGGAAATTCAATCCAACCATATTGGACCTAATTAAACTGGTTGATCCATACCGTAATTGACCAGATTGAACTGACAGTTGAATCCATTAAACCAGCAGTTCAACTGGTTATCTCTAAAtcatattcaaaatttaatttttatatttaacttaTTAAACCGGTGAAACAGTTGAACCAAAAATTGGCAGCCTGACCGATTCAACAACCGGTTTGGTTTTCAAAATAGTGCTCTGTCCAACTAACAACTATCTACTATTGCGCTTCCAATATTTTCTTTTACACTTGTGCACAAATTTAAGTTGAAAGTTGGTTAACAACAACATCACTTTCCATTAATTGAAGTCAGTACTAATAAAAAAGGGAGATTTAcatatttatctaaaataaaagaatatttataaagtttacctcaacacggaaaatttataaaaaatacatcacGATTCtaacctttttatatttttactcccCGTATCTAAAAGCTTATGAATTTACTCTGACATATAACACATACAATCTGACACAtctctccttttctctttctcttttccttttgtCTTTCTTTATTCTCTGACACATCCTTCAACTTACATGcacaaattactaaaaaaattgacattcttttttatttgctcaaacgtttaattttcttcattcttttgatcttttcattctttattctttaattaattGCAAATGTGCAGATTTCAGTTACTAAtaaatttgaccttttttaattgtccaaatatttaattttttcattcatatattttttattcttttaaattaattataaatataattattttaattaaaatatcaaaattttctataaattttataatatgtgTTACTATTTACTtaataatttatgttaatttcagcttgcaattaattaaaaaatgattattttagtttctgatttaaaaatatgcaaaaaaaaaaaacgatcagtaaaaaacaattttttcataatattatcataaaagcagcagtgacattatcatctcggtatcataatgtttctgtaaaaaattatttttcgtacgttatcatactattatcattaactttgtcatactattatcataacctatttttataaaaattatcattaacattatcataatatactttatcataacagtatcataaaatattatcataatattatcatgacgtactttatcataactatatcgtaaccttttatcataaccttatcatactatcataatattatcataatatactttatcatgacagtatcataaaatattatcatagcattatcatgacgtactttatcataactatatcataatcttatcatactattatcacaACCTTATCATAAAACTTaccatactattatcataaccgtataatattatgatactgatatgataatgttatgatacagATATGCTAATGTTaatgataccgatatgataatcaagtattttttttgacaaaaaattatttttctctacagtgttatgatactgatatgataatgtcatagtgataccgatatgataatcagacgctgttttctgcagaaaaacGTTTTTTATgcagaaaattgatttttttcattgtaaaatcattttttatgcaaatttttagatctgaaactGAAAAGATTAAAGAGCAATTTTTATAGATctgagaattaaaataaatcgtaataatcaccacgatCTAAGAAAAAAAcgcaaaaattaaatattgaagaaCGGGCGGATTGACGGCGGCGTGATGGCGGATCGACGATGGTGTCATGGCAGAACATTGACGGATCGATGAAGGACGGAGGCTGATCGATGAAGGACGGAGGCGGAGcgataaagaagaaaaaaaaacgaggaggaagaaaaaaatggaaaagaagaaaaatggagaagaagaagaagaaaaagaagaagaagaagaagaagaagaagaaaagagagagagaaaagagaaacaaggagagagaaaaaagataCAGGAGTagagtaaaaaataacaaaaataagtattattacaataaaaaaggatcttagagtaaaaaaaaatgaaagtgctaaaaagatgaggtatttttctatttttttccttgttgaggtaAAACTcactattattttagaaaatggagtgtttttcctaattttctcaataaaaaaaaagcttaaTCACAAAAGCCTTtcacgtttaattttttttcaattgcaccatcACGTAGGAAAATCTTCTCAAAACCTCCCCACttttagattctttttcaattgtactctaaaattttaaatggacctcttttcacatgaaaaaaaaattaaaatattttttcatttttaatctatattaatataaaaaattattcttcctaaaattatatccaataaccttttaaaattaaaaccataaaaatttccaatttagagtacaattgaaaaaaactctattaggcaccgtttggattgatggtttttaaaatccatgaattttaacaaaatcgatggattctaaatcaatggaatttaaatctttaaattttaaaattccatcgtttggattgaaaataaaatcaatggttttaacattatttatggaaaaaaaataaataatataacaatccatcattcataaaaaatggtggatttggactttcccacctagtaggtgggaaatcaaaaccctaaaaaatgatggattgtagaaaatgagggaatttataaatccatggattctattaattttttttttaggcaaacgatggattttgtccaaatccattgattgtttaaaatccatcgtttagaatccatcaatccacACGGTGTCTAAAGCTGGgggattttgagaggattttttTACAtcagggtgtaattgaaaaaacATTTAAAGGTGGAGGGATTTTAAGTCGTGTGTTATCTTAGTCCTAGCTGATAAGTGATAACAAAATGAAATAAGTGATGGTATGTAAACTTTTGCTATGTTATTCAAACAGAAGGAGAGCAGGCCATTCAGGAATATCAAATTCATAGGTCCGAATAATCAACATTCCAACTAGTTGAGTTGCTaacatataatcaaattcatagGACCTAAATATATATTGTGAAGGGACCaactaattaatatatattttaaactatGATGGTATGAAAAGAATGCAAGTTTGTCATCTAAGCAAGTACAAGCCatcatatatgtatattaatATGCTAAGGATTGTTTGAGGGGGCCGTTGCCCCTACCGGTCCTAAGGTAGGTTTGCCATTGAACACATGGAACTCATGAGAGTTGAGACGATAACATGTCGGATTTCGGCGTGGAGGTTTTGCACCACTCGATTTTCAAAGCAAATATTTGGATTGTATCGTGGTATTAGCTACTAGTCACAAAATATTTAAACCTTTTTCAAACTGAAAAAATGAAAGGATATAATTGACccgaaaaattaaaaacagagtaaaattgataattttaattttggatataaataaaaaaatcgaaaagatGGATAGGcgtaaattaaaatgttaatctaaattgacaatttatgAGAATGCTCATTTGAAATTCCatatgtatatattaaaaaaaattgcaataaaACTTTTAATATACAATTTAGCTTATTTATACTAGTTTGtgcattttaacatttttttctgTTTTGCATAGAgttaaatgtaaattaaaattaaaattttaactttttcataatttaaaatgctaactttattttttattttttagtattttatatttCGATTGATCGTTATTTTTAGTCAGTCATGATttgaactataaaaaaaattaaaatatatattctaaatgcgaaaactaaatttttatattgaaattaCAACTACAGAATTCTGGCATTTTGGTAGAGAGAAGTAGGAATGGTGGTCGTTTAAGGAAGAAGATGGAAGATTCTGAAAAAGGGTGACCATTGAGTTCCACCAAAGCCAAGCATTGGTAGCCTAGAGGAGTTCACACCCGATTCCAGCTCAAAATTCTGATATCTGTCACCAATTGGTTTGTCACTAAAGACAAGAAACACACTCATCTTCCATCTTCCATCCTTATCTTCCTAACCAATGTTTTACTAAAAAGCAAattggtttaataaaaaaatccacaATCAGCTGATTCTGACTCTttttaaaaaaggttaaaaataccattcaaaatttaaaaattattgaatcgagtagattataaaaatagtttacctttttaattattagttagAGTGTAATTCATTTGCTAGTatgcattattaatttatatgttttgaagTGGTGGTTAAAAGAGTGATTGAACTGTAAATGGATAATCATACACCAGTTCGGCTATctgttcggtttttaaaacacggATCATTGGATCAATTATGGTAAAGGAAGATGAAACATCATCCAGTTGTTTGCATAATCTCGACACCAGAAGGCAGCACATGAGTGTTCATAGAGTTACACAATCTTCACCTTCTCCAATCCTGTCCTGCGTAGAGAAGCCACCTAAACATGCTCATGTGCGATTTCCAAACTCAGATTCCAGTTCTGATCAGTCCGCATCATCATCCAACATCTTGCAAGACATACATATAGTAAGAAGTAGACGTCCTTTCTGTTGTTTATATTGCTGTTTTGGTTCTAAATTGGTTTCATATTTTCTGGTGTAGTCAGAACGGTTGATGGAGGATTTTCTTGAACTTGCAAGAGAAAATACGGATAAGGATCTTGAAACCTGTGGGGTTCTTGCTGCTTTCCGGGTAACATTTCTATACTCTGTTCTTGCTTCTGTTTATTGACGAATTTGTATTACTTGTTTCTCCAATAGCGAGCAGAAACTGAAGCTCTAGTATGGTTTGTGTTGTTCATAAAATCAGGAAATGGGGACTTACTATGTAACTTCTCTCATTATTCCCAAACAAAATTCAACTTCCAGCTCTGTGAGTACATTTCCACAGTTTTTTGGTGGTGTTTAAGTTGCCATTATCTCATTTGATGTTTCTATGACAGTGCGAGGCTATTAAAGAAGAAGAGTTCTTTGCAATACAGAGCGAAGGATCACTTTGTCCTGTGGGATGGATTCATGTATgttaatttcttcttttcctgTCTTTTCATTCCACACCAATTACTTCTAATTCTATGTTTCTATTGTCAGACTCATCCTTCTCAAAGCTGTTTCATGTCATCAATAGATCTGCACACTCAATACTCATATCAGGTATCTCAATTTCTGTAAAAATCACCATTTTTACTTTAATATCACTCATCAAACCATTTCTTATGCTCCatccgtcccattttatttactttttcattttcaaacatATTGATATACATATGACATCCTTTTTcggacataaaaaaaataagaaactaAAAAAATGGTACGGAGGGTATATTGTTTTCCTTAATGCTATTATTTGGATTCTACAATTTATGATTTCAGGTAATGGTGCCGGAAGCTTTTGCTATAGTCATGGCTCCAACTGATTCTTCAAGGtatatcaattaataaaatcGATGCAACTgataattcttaaaaaatatttaaaagggcATGCTAACTTATAAAAGAAAATGACTAAACCACACGTTATTTGATCTAAAGTATTGAAAGAAAGTAGccaaatttaaaaagatttaaagAAGTCCAGCCCATGTTCAAAGGTTGTCTTACATGTAAAACAGTGAGTCTTAATTGAAC containing:
- the LOC126654579 gene encoding AMSH-like ubiquitin thioesterase 2 isoform X2, which produces MVKEDETSSSCLHNLDTRRQHMSVHRVTQSSPSPILSCVEKPPKHAHVRFPNSDSSSDQSASSSNILQDIHISERLMEDFLELARENTDKDLETCGVLAAFREMGTYYVTSLIIPKQNSTSSSCEAIKEEEFFAIQSEGSLCPVGWIHTHPSQSCFMSSIDLHTQYSYQELWIISAIGARWDGCSKRMSRYRIPSS
- the LOC126654579 gene encoding AMSH-like ubiquitin thioesterase 2 isoform X1, which translates into the protein MVKEDETSSSCLHNLDTRRQHMSVHRVTQSSPSPILSCVEKPPKHAHVRFPNSDSSSDQSASSSNILQDIHISERLMEDFLELARENTDKDLETCGVLAAFREMGTYYVTSLIIPKQNSTSSSCEAIKEEEFFAIQSEGSLCPVGWIHTHPSQSCFMSSIDLHTQYSYQVMVPEAFAIVMAPTDSSRSYGLFRLSEPGGMDVLKECQDTGFHPHKDPPNGCPIYEHCSNVFINSNLRFEIFDLR